One region of Hoeflea sp. 108 genomic DNA includes:
- the hutH gene encoding histidine ammonia-lyase — protein MTTLVLKPGNATLAEWRAIYRGAVPELDPSCRPRIRASAETVARIVAKGEPVYGINTGFGKLASVRIPAADLETLQRNIVLSHAAGVGEAMPVAVTRLMMALKLASLAQGASGVREETIDLLQAMLARDVIPVVPAQGSVGASGDLAPLSHMTATMIGVGDCHTPHGIVPAKVAFVTHGLEQITLGAKEGLALLNGTQFSTAYALAGLFEAENLYQSALVTGALSTDAAKGSDAPFDPRIHLLRKHRGQIETADTLRNLMVGSAIRESHRVGDERVQDPYCLRCQPQVMGAALDVLRKAADTLATEANGVTDNPLIFAEDGTALSGGNFHAEPVAFAADMIALAVCEIGSLSERRIAMLVDPALSGMPAFLTPKPGLNSGFMIPQVTAAALVSENKQRAYPASVDSIPTSANQEDHVSMAAHGARRLLQMIENANGVLGIELLAAAQGCDFHAPLASSDALEAVRKLVRAQVPYLDDDRHFHPDMEKAIAMVRGGAIVGAAAGVGLPQISGAQA, from the coding sequence ATGACCACGCTCGTTCTCAAGCCCGGCAACGCCACGCTGGCCGAATGGCGCGCCATCTATCGTGGTGCTGTACCCGAACTCGATCCGTCCTGCCGCCCCAGGATCAGGGCCAGCGCCGAGACGGTGGCAAGGATCGTCGCCAAGGGCGAGCCGGTCTACGGCATCAACACCGGCTTCGGCAAGCTCGCCAGCGTCCGCATTCCGGCCGCCGATCTCGAAACGCTCCAGCGCAACATCGTGCTCAGCCACGCCGCTGGCGTCGGCGAGGCGATGCCGGTCGCGGTCACCCGCCTGATGATGGCTCTCAAACTTGCCAGCCTGGCGCAGGGCGCCTCAGGCGTGCGTGAAGAAACCATCGACCTGTTGCAGGCAATGCTGGCCCGCGACGTCATTCCTGTCGTGCCCGCCCAGGGCTCAGTCGGCGCCTCGGGCGATCTGGCCCCGCTGTCGCACATGACCGCGACCATGATCGGTGTCGGCGATTGCCACACACCGCACGGCATCGTGCCGGCCAAGGTTGCCTTCGTCACCCACGGCTTGGAGCAGATCACGCTCGGCGCCAAGGAGGGCCTGGCCCTTCTCAACGGCACGCAGTTCTCGACCGCCTATGCACTGGCCGGCCTTTTCGAGGCCGAAAACCTCTACCAGTCGGCGCTTGTCACCGGCGCGCTGTCGACCGACGCCGCCAAGGGCTCGGACGCCCCCTTTGATCCGCGCATCCATCTGCTGCGCAAACATCGCGGCCAGATCGAGACCGCCGACACGCTACGCAACCTGATGGTCGGCAGCGCCATTCGCGAGAGCCACCGCGTCGGCGACGAGCGCGTGCAGGATCCCTATTGCCTGCGCTGCCAGCCCCAGGTGATGGGTGCGGCCCTCGACGTGCTGCGCAAGGCGGCCGACACGCTCGCCACCGAAGCTAACGGCGTCACCGACAATCCGCTGATCTTTGCCGAGGACGGTACCGCGCTTTCGGGTGGCAACTTCCATGCCGAGCCGGTCGCCTTCGCCGCCGACATGATTGCACTTGCCGTCTGCGAAATCGGCTCGCTGTCCGAACGCCGCATCGCCATGCTGGTCGATCCGGCACTGTCGGGCATGCCGGCGTTCCTGACACCCAAGCCCGGGCTCAACTCCGGCTTCATGATCCCGCAGGTCACCGCTGCAGCGCTTGTGTCCGAGAACAAGCAGCGGGCCTATCCGGCATCGGTCGATTCCATCCCGACCTCGGCCAACCAGGAAGATCACGTCTCCATGGCCGCCCATGGCGCCCGCCGGCTGTTGCAGATGATCGAGAATGCCAATGGCGTGCTCGGCATCGAGCTTCTGGCGGCAGCGCAGGGCTGCGATTTCCATGCTCCGCTGGCTTCGAGCGACGCGCTCGAAGCCGTGCGCAAGCTGGTGCGGGCGCAGGTACCGTATCTCGATGACGACCGCCATTTCCATCCCGACATGGAGAAGGCCATCGCCATGGTGCGTGGCGGTGCGATTGTCGGGGCGGCCGCAGGCGTCGGCCTGCCGCAGATTTCGGGAGCACAGGCATGA
- the hutU gene encoding urocanate hydratase: MTQHSRIDNARVIRAATGTELSAKSWLTEAPLRMLMNNLDPMVAEKPSELVVYGGIGRAARDWESFDRIVAALRQLEADETLLIQSGKPVGVFRTHKDAPRVLLANSNLVPHWANWDHFNALDKKGLMMYGQMTAGSWIYIGSQGIVQGTYETFVEMGRQHFGGDLAGRWILTAGLGGMGGAQPLAATMAGASCLAVECQPSRIEMRLKTGYVDVQAKDLDDALAIIDKACKEKKAISVALLGNAADVFPELVKRGVKPDAVTDQTSAHDPVNGYLPQGWTVAEWEDKRQRDPQAVAKAARASMAIHVKAMLDFHKMGIPTVDYGNNIRQMALEEGVENAFDFPGFVPAYIRPLFCRGIGPFRWAALSGDPEDIYKTDAKVKELTPGNTHLHNWLDMAAKRIHFQGLPARICWVGLGDRHRLGLAFNEMVARGELKAPVVIGRDHLDSGSVASPNRETEAMKDGSDAVSDWPLLNALLNTASGATWVSLHHGGGVGMGFSQHSGVVICADGTEDAARRLERVLWNDPATGVMRHADAGYDIAVDCAKDKGLNLPGILG, from the coding sequence ATGACCCAACATTCCCGCATCGACAATGCCCGCGTCATCCGCGCCGCCACCGGCACGGAATTGTCGGCCAAGAGCTGGCTCACCGAAGCGCCGCTGCGCATGCTGATGAACAACCTCGACCCGATGGTCGCGGAAAAGCCGAGCGAACTCGTCGTCTATGGCGGCATCGGCCGCGCCGCGCGTGATTGGGAGAGCTTCGACCGCATCGTCGCTGCGCTTCGCCAGCTCGAGGCTGACGAGACGCTGCTGATCCAGTCCGGCAAACCGGTCGGCGTGTTCCGCACCCACAAGGATGCGCCGCGCGTCCTGCTCGCCAACTCCAACCTGGTTCCCCACTGGGCCAACTGGGACCACTTCAATGCCCTCGATAAGAAGGGCCTGATGATGTACGGCCAGATGACCGCCGGCTCTTGGATCTATATCGGCAGCCAGGGCATCGTTCAGGGCACATACGAGACCTTCGTCGAGATGGGCCGCCAGCATTTCGGCGGCGATCTTGCCGGCCGCTGGATCCTGACCGCCGGCCTCGGCGGCATGGGCGGCGCCCAGCCGCTGGCAGCCACCATGGCCGGTGCCTCCTGCCTCGCCGTCGAATGCCAGCCGAGCCGCATCGAGATGCGCCTCAAGACCGGCTATGTCGACGTGCAGGCCAAGGACCTCGACGATGCGCTCGCCATCATCGACAAGGCCTGCAAGGAAAAGAAGGCGATTTCGGTAGCTCTGCTCGGCAATGCCGCCGACGTGTTCCCCGAACTCGTCAAGCGTGGCGTCAAGCCCGATGCCGTGACCGACCAGACCTCGGCGCATGACCCCGTCAATGGCTACCTGCCGCAGGGCTGGACGGTTGCCGAATGGGAAGACAAGCGCCAGCGCGATCCCCAGGCGGTGGCGAAAGCTGCGCGCGCGTCGATGGCGATCCACGTCAAGGCGATGCTCGACTTCCACAAGATGGGTATCCCCACCGTCGACTACGGCAACAACATCCGCCAGATGGCGCTGGAAGAGGGCGTGGAGAACGCCTTCGACTTCCCCGGCTTTGTTCCGGCCTATATCCGCCCGCTGTTCTGCCGCGGCATCGGCCCGTTCCGCTGGGCGGCGCTCTCCGGCGATCCCGAGGATATCTACAAGACCGACGCCAAGGTGAAGGAACTCACTCCAGGCAACACGCACCTGCACAACTGGCTCGACATGGCTGCCAAGCGTATCCATTTCCAGGGCCTGCCGGCGCGCATCTGCTGGGTCGGTCTCGGCGATCGCCACCGCCTCGGCCTCGCCTTCAATGAAATGGTGGCCAGGGGCGAACTCAAGGCGCCCGTCGTCATCGGCCGCGATCATCTCGACTCCGGCTCGGTGGCATCGCCGAACCGCGAGACCGAGGCGATGAAGGACGGCTCGGACGCCGTGTCCGACTGGCCGCTGCTGAACGCCCTGCTCAACACCGCATCGGGCGCCACTTGGGTGTCGCTGCACCATGGTGGCGGTGTCGGCATGGGCTTTTCTCAGCATTCGGGCGTGGTCATCTGTGCCGACGGCACCGAAGATGCCGCGCGCCGCCTGGAGCGCGTGTTGTGGAACGATCCGGCGACCGGCGTCATGCGCCATGCGGACGCTGGCTACGACATCGCCGTCGACTGCGCCAAGGATAAGGGCCTCAATCTGCCTGGAATCCTGGGCTAA
- a CDS encoding HutD family protein — protein sequence MRIIRHADCRPMPWKNGGGVTTEIMAWPPAAGLDAFDWRISMAQVASGGPFSVFAGIDRTLTVLEGTMRLAVEGTENRVLSSETGPYAFPGDVATAAELIGGAVLDFNVMTRRGRFSHSVTRKTFAVPGKLELPAGTGLVFLVSGSGRVGQAGASTLVEAHDAVLVETGPASIEIEPLQPVTLLVVELVGA from the coding sequence ATGCGCATCATCCGTCACGCCGACTGCCGCCCCATGCCATGGAAGAACGGTGGCGGCGTGACCACCGAGATCATGGCCTGGCCGCCCGCGGCCGGGCTCGACGCCTTCGACTGGCGCATTTCGATGGCGCAGGTGGCGAGCGGCGGACCGTTTTCCGTCTTTGCCGGCATTGATCGGACTTTGACCGTGCTTGAAGGCACGATGCGGCTCGCTGTCGAAGGCACCGAGAACCGTGTTCTCTCGTCCGAGACCGGGCCTTACGCATTCCCCGGCGACGTCGCCACCGCGGCCGAACTGATCGGGGGCGCGGTGCTCGACTTCAACGTGATGACTAGGCGCGGGCGCTTCAGCCATTCCGTCACCCGCAAGACCTTCGCGGTTCCGGGCAAGCTCGAATTGCCGGCTGGCACCGGCCTCGTTTTCTTGGTTTCTGGCTCGGGCCGCGTCGGGCAGGCAGGCGCGAGCACCCTGGTCGAGGCCCACGATGCTGTCCTTGTTGAAACCGGCCCTGCATCCATCGAGATCGAGCCCTTGCAGCCGGTGACGTTGCTCGTCGTCGAACTCGTCGGCGCCTAG
- the hutG gene encoding N-formylglutamate deformylase has protein sequence MTDWLTVKRGDAPLLVSLPHTGTELAGLDDRFVSPWLARRDTDWWIEQLYAFAADLGATMVRTTISRSVIDVNRDPSGVTLYPGQNTTGLCPTTTFDNDPLYKPGQEPDEAEIVERRARYYDPYHAALQAEIKRLRAMHPTVVIYDCHSIRSVLPFLFEGRLPVFNLGTNDGNSTDLELQDKVAAIIAASERPWVVNGRFKGGWITRRYGRPADGVHGLQMEIANRGYLLEPEGKGELSNWPVRYDADFAAPTRAILTDILKTALAWAGSRHR, from the coding sequence ATGACCGACTGGCTGACAGTCAAGCGCGGCGACGCGCCATTGCTGGTGAGCCTGCCGCACACCGGCACCGAGCTTGCTGGGCTGGACGACCGTTTCGTCTCGCCCTGGCTTGCGCGGCGCGATACCGACTGGTGGATCGAGCAGCTTTACGCTTTCGCTGCCGATCTTGGTGCGACCATGGTGCGGACTACGATCTCGCGTTCGGTTATCGACGTCAATCGCGACCCCTCTGGCGTGACGCTCTATCCGGGCCAGAACACCACGGGGCTGTGCCCGACAACGACCTTCGACAATGATCCGCTCTACAAGCCGGGGCAGGAGCCGGACGAAGCTGAGATCGTCGAGCGCCGTGCGCGCTACTACGATCCCTATCACGCCGCGCTCCAGGCCGAAATCAAGCGGTTGCGAGCCATGCATCCGACCGTCGTGATCTATGATTGCCACTCGATCCGTTCGGTTCTGCCGTTCCTGTTCGAAGGTCGGCTGCCGGTGTTCAACCTGGGCACCAACGACGGCAACAGCACCGATCTGGAGCTGCAGGACAAGGTTGCGGCGATCATTGCTGCAAGCGAGAGGCCCTGGGTGGTCAACGGCCGCTTCAAGGGCGGCTGGATCACCCGCCGCTACGGCCGTCCGGCCGATGGCGTCCATGGGCTCCAGATGGAAATCGCCAATCGCGGCTACCTGCTCGAGCCGGAAGGCAAGGGCGAGCTGTCGAACTGGCCGGTGCGCTACGACGCCGATTTTGCAGCGCCGACCCGCGCCATCCTCACAGACATCCTCAAAACCGCGCTCGCCTGGGCGGGCAGCCGACACCGCTAG
- a CDS encoding NADPH-dependent FMN reductase, whose protein sequence is MDTYKVGYFIGSLAAGSINRKLAKALVRLAPAGLEMDEISFRDLPLYSYDYDADFPPPARAFKKALAGVDAILFVTPEYNRSIPGGLKNAIDWASRPYGTNSFTRKPSAVIGTSPGSIGTAVAQQSLRSVLSFCNSPQMNAPEAYIQFKPGLITDDGEVTNDDTAEFLKNFMAEFHAFVVRVYTVLPRTT, encoded by the coding sequence ATGGATACCTATAAGGTCGGCTATTTCATCGGCAGCCTTGCCGCCGGCTCGATCAACCGCAAGCTCGCAAAGGCGCTTGTCAGGCTGGCGCCCGCTGGGCTGGAGATGGACGAGATTTCGTTTCGCGATCTGCCGCTCTACAGCTACGACTATGATGCAGACTTCCCGCCGCCCGCACGTGCTTTCAAGAAGGCGCTTGCCGGTGTCGACGCCATCCTGTTCGTGACGCCGGAATACAACCGCTCCATTCCCGGTGGATTGAAGAACGCCATCGACTGGGCGAGCCGTCCCTATGGCACCAATTCCTTCACCCGGAAGCCCTCTGCAGTGATCGGCACATCGCCCGGCTCCATCGGCACGGCGGTTGCCCAGCAGAGCCTGCGCAGCGTGCTTAGTTTCTGCAATTCACCGCAGATGAATGCGCCCGAGGCTTACATCCAGTTCAAGCCCGGCCTGATCACCGACGACGGCGAGGTCACGAACGACGACACGGCCGAATTCCTCAAGAATTTCATGGCGGAATTCCATGCCTTCGTGGTTCGTGTCTACACCGTTTTGCCACGCACGACGTAA